The nucleotide sequence GAGGTTGGATAGTAATGATCTGTAAAGCTTTAATGCTcaccatttttaaacatttatttgtatttatttctttttgaggtagagtcttgctctgtcgcccaggctggagtgtagtggaatgttctgggctcactgtaacctccacctctggggttcaagtgattctcctgcctcagctccccagtagctgggattacaggcgcccgccaccacgccggctaatttttgtatttttagtagagacggggttttgccatgttggccagactggtctcaaattcctggcctcaagtgatctgcccaccttggcctcccaaagtgctgggattacaggtgtgagccactccgccCAGCCCCATGTCTTTTTAACATACGTTACTCAGAAAAGCAGTGTCGAGGGAATGTAGGGTGATGGATGTGTTCATTATCTTGTTTGTGGTTATGATTTCACAGATACATGCATATGGTAAAACTTATCAGCTTGCATGCTTTGAAAACTGCAGTTTAGTGTTTGTCAATTAGACCTGAATAAAgctttgaggaaaaaaagaaatgcattttcttcaGGGGGTTCAAGGGCCTCAGGGAaaggccatcctcctgccttgggacAAGATAGGATCACTGTGGCCcacgggggtggtggtggggactTGCAGGCTTAGagtgcttcttcttttttctttttgagactgagtttcgctcttggtgccgaggctagagtgcattggcgcaatcttggctcactgcagcctctgcctcccgggttcaagcaattctcctccctcagcctccctagtagctgggattacaggcatgtgccaccatgcccggctaattttttgtatttttagtagagacggggtttcaccgtgttggccaggctggtcttgaactcctgacctcaggtgatccgcccaccccggcctcccaaagtgccttattacaggcgtgagccatggcacccggctgGGTCTCAGGGTTTTTATAAGCATAGGATGGGGCGTGGTGGGccgggtggtcttgggaaatgcaacatttgggcaggaaaaaaaaaaaaatgcctgtcctcacctaggtcaggcccaggggtggagccctagccagggaccacgccctcctctacccagcacttcctttCCCTGATtccatatcatttaaagggaccacatTCTTCCGTTTCTGGCACTTCCCTTCCCGTCTTCCTTATCAATACCAACAGTGAGTGCTTTCTGTGAGTTACCTTGTTTAATCCTTATGATTTGCAAAATAGGCATAACAATCTCCTTTTACCTTTTGCAGAAGAGGAAGCTAAGGCCTGGGTTGGGTAACTGCCTGACGTTTTACTGTAAGTGCATTGTGTGCCCAAGCTCAGGGTTGTCCCGTCTAGACCATTAAAGTCACATAGTGCAATTTAAGAAGACActgaggccgggagcggtggctcacacctataatctcagcactttgggaggccgaggtgggtggatcacaaggtcaggagatcgagaccatcctggtgaaaccccgtctctactaaaaatacaaaaaattagccgggcgtggcggcgggtgcctgtggtcccagctactcgggaggctgaggcaggagaatggcgtgaatccgggaggtggagcttacagtgagcggagatctcactactgcactccagcctgggcaacagagcgagactctgtctcaaaaaaaaaaaaaaagacatcgaGCATCCAGCCCTGGCACGCGACCTGGCTCAGCACTTGCTGGGTGTCTGCCGTCTCTTCCCACAGGCTCTCTGTTTCCTCGAGTCACTCCCAGATTAGTGGTGTCTAGCTCAGCACTGTTTCTGTTATACTTCATTCATAATTCCCAGCGCTGTTGTAAGTACAAACTCTCTCCTGTTGgaaatgagtttttaaatgaTTCAGAGGTCTGGGGTTAAGAGCAGAGCTGGCTCTGATCCCTGTTGCTCACTGGTTCCTTCTTCCCCAGGGACGAGGATGGGAAGACCGCCTGTGGCCATGAGCCCTCCCCGGTTCTCCTGGGGCTAAGGCTGGGGCTGCAGCCATGGGGCTGGGTCAGCCCCAGGCCTGGTTGCTGGGTCTGCCCACAGCTGTGGTCTATGGCTCCCTGGCTCTCTTCACCACCATCCTGCACAATGTCTTCCTGCTCTACTATGTGGACACCTTTGTCTCAGTGTACAAGATCAACAAAATGGCCTTCTGGGTCGGAGAGGTAGGGCCAGTGCTGGGTGGCTAAcatggaggagggggtggggtggagactAGAGGCTGCCCAGGCTGCTGGGCAGATTGCAGGTGCCTGGTCCCACCCAGTCAGAGGCCTGGGTAGTCCAGGTTGTTCACCAAGACTCATCAAGAAAAGCTGTGGAGGCCTTGATGACTCCTCCTCGATGGGGACTAGACTAGCTTTCCTGGCCACTGTCTTACATAGTTGCTGTTCTGTGtactcatatatataatatgttcaCGTATATGAATTTATCAGCTGCATACATTTACCAGCTGGGCCCTGGATGGGTGGGAGTTTGAAGGGGGCAGTGGTTTGACTGGCAgagtagggttttttgtttttttttttgagatggagtttcacttttgtctcacaggctggagtgcaatggcgcaatctcagctcactgcaacctccgccttcgtggttcgagtgattctcctgtctcaacctcatgagtagctgggattacaggcacccgccaccacgcccggctaatttttgtatttttagtagagacagggtttcgccatgttggccaggctggtctcaaactcctgacctcaggtgatccacctgcctcggcctcccaaagtgctggtgtgagccaccagcgcCTGGCCAGAGTGGGTTTTAGCAGAGGAACTGACACCAGCAAAGGTTTGCAGGTAGGAAAGCTGGGGCCATCTTTGAGGGGTGGTGAgcaggctgaggggggaggagcCCCGGAGAGGATGCTGTCTAGAGCCCACCTGCCTGTCTCCCCTCTGCCTGCAGACAGTGTTTCTCCTCTGGAACAGCCTCAATGACCCCCTCTTCGGTTGGCTCAGTGACCGGCAGTTCCTCAGCTCCCAGCCCCGGTTGGTGTATTGGGAACAGCTCGTAATTGGTTCAGTCCCACCCTACTGCTACCCAGGAGGGAGGACCCCTGCCTGTGtttggggtggggaaggaaggggagactATTTCAGTGTTGCCCATGGCTCTTCCCTTACTGGGGTCCAGGGTGCTCTGTTTGGGTTGGAGAGGTGGCCTTGGACGTACACTTGCCTGGCTCGGCAGGGGAAGAGATCTACCCTGGCTTGGCTTGGCTGGCCCCTCTGGACTGTGGACTGCAAACACCCTCTGCTGCTTCTGGAAGATTCCTTTGCCCCATCCCTGCTTGAGCCCATCATCACCCCCAACCTTGAGAAGTGGGCATCCCATTCCCTTTGGCCATCAGCCCGACAGGCTAATAAGGGGGTGGAAAttggggcagaggaggagagtgTACCCACTGGTGAGTTGTGCTTCCTAAGTTGCAGACTGGGGACTTAGGGGACAGTGGGACCACCCTGTTGTGAGTCCCACACCCTGGGCCTCCATCCCTCCCCTGGGGCCTGGGCAAGGGGAACTTCAGCCTGCCAAGTCTGACACGGCATCTCCCAACAACTCTCCTTTCCCCGGCAGGTCAGGCGCCGGGCTCTCCTCAAGGGCTGTGGTGCTGGCCCGGGTGCAGGCCCTGGGCTGGCATGGGCCGCTGCTGGCGCTGTCGTTCCTGGCGTTCTGGGTGCCCTGGGCCCCAGCTGGCCTGCAGTTCTTGCTGTGCCTGTGCCTCTATGATGGCTTCCTGACGCTCGTGgacctgcaccaccatgccttgctggCCGACCTGGCCCTCTCAGCCCACGACCGCACCCACCTCAACTTCTACTGCTCCCTCTTCAGCGCGGCCGGCTCCCTCTCTGTCTTTGCATCCTATGCCTTTTGGAACAAGGAGGATTTCTCCTCCTTCCGCGCTTTCTGCGTGACACTGGCTGTCAGCTCTGGGCTGGGCTTTCTGGGGGCCACACAGCTGCTGAGGCGGCGGGTTGAGGCGGCCCGAAAGGACCCAGGGTGCTCAGGCCTGGTTGTGGATAGCGGGTGAGTGGCCAGCCCCGGCTCTTCAGGTCCTCACCAGCAACCTTCTAAGTCTGATTTCGGTGCTGGGTCCCCGGCTGATGGGGGCTGCCCTGGGATGTGTTGGGGGATAACTCTGGCCAGCCCCAGGCAGTTCTCCACTCCCTTCTGCCCCATAGCCTGTGTGGAGAGGAGCTGCTTGTGGGCAGTGAGGAGGCGGACAGCATCACCTTGGGCCGGTATCTCCGGCAGCTGGCACGCCATCGGAACTTCCTGTGGTTCGTGAGCATGGACCTGGTGCAGGTATGGGGAGCAGCTCCCGGCCCCTCTACAGCTGGGCTGGACTTCACTCAAGGGGACAGACTCCTCAAGAGCTGGGAACtcggccacgcatggtggctcatgcctgtagtcccagcactttgggaggctgaggtgggtggatcacttgaggacaggggtt is from Pan paniscus chromosome 8, NHGRI_mPanPan1-v2.0_pri, whole genome shotgun sequence and encodes:
- the MFSD13A gene encoding transmembrane protein 180; amino-acid sequence: MGLGQPQAWLLGLPTAVVYGSLALFTTILHNVFLLYYVDTFVSVYKINKMAFWVGETVFLLWNSLNDPLFGWLSDRQFLSSQPRSGAGLSSRAVVLARVQALGWHGPLLALSFLAFWVPWAPAGLQFLLCLCLYDGFLTLVDLHHHALLADLALSAHDRTHLNFYCSLFSAAGSLSVFASYAFWNKEDFSSFRAFCVTLAVSSGLGFLGATQLLRRRVEAARKDPGCSGLVVDSGLCGEELLVGSEEADSITLGRYLRQLARHRNFLWFVSMDLVQVFHCHFNSNFFPLFLEHLLSDHISLSMGSILLGLSYVAPHLNNLYFLSLCRRWGVYAVVRGLFLLKLGLSLLMLLAGPDHLSLLCLFIASNRVFTEGTCKLLTLVVTDLVDEDLVLNHRKQAASALLFGMVALVTKPGQTFAPLLGTWLLCFYTGHDLFQQSLITPVGSAHPWPEPPAPAPAQAPTLRQGCFYLLVLVPITCALLQLFTWSQFTLHGRRLHMVKAQRQNLSQAQTLDVKMV